In one Mucilaginibacter ginsenosidivorax genomic region, the following are encoded:
- a CDS encoding ArsR/SmtB family transcription factor has translation MPFTDSKFSNTDNELANFAKALALPVRIAIIRTIIDNGNAITKQNFYQIPFHHETINKHIAELRTLGIIKAGGYKGHIKYSVDEHLFEQMAYRFASLFQAIHSFTIT, from the coding sequence ATGCCATTTACTGATTCAAAATTCTCAAATACAGATAACGAGTTGGCCAATTTTGCCAAAGCACTTGCCTTACCTGTACGTATAGCAATCATACGTACCATAATTGATAATGGCAATGCCATTACAAAACAAAACTTTTACCAGATTCCGTTTCATCATGAAACCATCAATAAGCATATTGCCGAACTAAGAACATTGGGCATAATAAAAGCCGGTGGCTACAAAGGCCATATAAAATATAGCGTAGACGAGCATTTATTTGAGCAAATGGCTTACAGGTTTGCCAGCTTGTTTCAAGCAATACACAGTTTTACCATTACATAA
- a CDS encoding TonB-dependent receptor, with translation MKKLYFILLSLLIIGVANVASAQITTSLVSGKVTDQKGVTLPGVTITVLNTSTGTRYGSQTNADGRYTIANVNPGGPYTITASFIGFKKDERTDITLSLGTTTLNFALADETTTLSEVKIKGTAGGTKTGASTRINQNQIKNLPSINRSLQDLTRLTPQSNNNSFQGTNYRYNNVTLDGAINNDAIGFSPSLGGQNNASGQVGSSTRTSPVSLDAIQDVQVLVAPYDIKIGNVLGGSINAVTRSGTNDFTGAIYGYGRGSFLVGPNNASAAAGGDGSKLPTSFHDYQTGIRLGFPIIKNKLFFFTNEEIARRQDPVIRGADASGSSQILSLQDAQNLTTAFKSFTGGLSPGTYQNTSIYSKSNKFFNRLDWNINDNNQLTIRNNTISSTATNLERDQQNFRFGGIDYVSHNNSTSTVAELKSRFSNSASNSLVIGYSNVHDYRDPTSDPSLPQIEITGRTPGTTIFMGTDREAAIFDMHQKTAEFTDNFTLTKGRHTFTFGTHNEFYNITYNFVNSWNGRVAYSSIENFINNVPSRVRANFNYTNNSRDYILANPSAKFNVDLLSLYGQDEIQVTDNFKLTAALRFDYAGIPNKQPLSSKTTGAASDLNYGNTFTYTKPRDIKQNYLNNVEINPRVSFNYDVNGDQSLIIRGGSGFFTGRVPFAWFGYAFYNNGATYGAYDSKAAQKAGTNPVSTSPNGRLDYVNAQGFNTASTGATQVDLIDNKFKMPQVWRSSLAFDYTTDDQWKFTLEGIYTKTIHDLKFQQVNTKDSVTYYTYDTQKQQPIFVNQKVSSSFTNAYELSNTSLGYRYSITAQVGKTFPFGLSGNVAYTYGHSKDVTNGIRNSMESNWQLNQALNPNNPGLANSNFDIRHRIVSNLNLRHDWDAAKNYTANFTFFFSAQSGNPYTYGFYPSAIDGTGQQVSLAYIPKQGETVNFFTDIVGGKTAAEQAAAFDAFIDKNSYLSSRRGNFTQRNAAFTPWNNQLDFRFSQDFKFGGKHKQVITFTYDIVNLTNLLNKKWGQYYFSANTFNSTSSIGLTPKTTPSFANAATTYPKYTFQDPGLPYSVDLFASRWQMQFGIRYGF, from the coding sequence ATGAAAAAGTTATACTTTATCCTTTTATCACTGCTCATTATTGGGGTTGCTAATGTTGCCAGCGCGCAAATTACAACCTCGTTAGTAAGCGGGAAAGTTACCGACCAAAAAGGCGTTACATTGCCTGGAGTAACTATCACCGTACTTAACACAAGTACCGGTACACGCTACGGCTCGCAAACCAATGCCGATGGCCGTTACACAATTGCCAACGTTAATCCGGGTGGCCCCTACACCATTACTGCTTCTTTTATTGGCTTTAAAAAAGATGAAAGAACAGATATTACTTTAAGTTTAGGTACAACAACCTTAAACTTTGCCCTTGCCGATGAAACCACAACGCTATCGGAAGTAAAAATTAAAGGTACTGCAGGCGGCACCAAAACAGGTGCAAGCACCCGCATTAACCAAAACCAAATTAAAAACCTGCCTTCAATTAACCGTAGCCTGCAGGATTTAACAAGGTTAACACCACAAAGCAATAACAACTCTTTCCAGGGAACCAACTATCGTTACAACAACGTAACCCTTGATGGTGCCATTAATAACGATGCAATTGGTTTTAGCCCATCATTAGGTGGCCAAAACAATGCTTCGGGCCAGGTTGGTAGCAGTACCCGTACAAGCCCGGTATCTTTAGATGCTATCCAGGACGTTCAGGTATTGGTTGCTCCTTATGATATCAAAATTGGTAACGTATTAGGTGGTAGTATAAATGCGGTAACCCGTAGCGGTACAAACGATTTTACCGGCGCAATTTATGGTTACGGCCGCGGTTCCTTTTTAGTAGGTCCCAACAATGCATCGGCCGCTGCCGGTGGCGATGGTTCAAAACTGCCAACAAGTTTCCATGATTACCAAACAGGTATCCGTTTAGGTTTCCCTATCATCAAAAATAAATTATTCTTCTTTACCAACGAAGAAATTGCCCGTCGCCAGGATCCGGTTATCCGCGGAGCCGATGCAAGCGGTTCAAGCCAGATCCTGAGCCTGCAGGATGCTCAAAACCTTACCACTGCTTTCAAAAGCTTTACAGGTGGTTTAAGCCCAGGTACTTATCAAAATACTTCAATTTATTCAAAATCGAACAAATTTTTTAACCGTTTAGATTGGAATATCAACGATAACAACCAGTTAACTATCCGTAATAATACCATTTCATCTACGGCTACCAACCTGGAGCGCGATCAGCAAAACTTCCGTTTTGGCGGTATTGACTATGTATCTCATAACAACTCAACTTCAACCGTTGCCGAGTTAAAATCAAGGTTTTCAAACAGCGCCAGCAATAGCCTGGTTATTGGTTACTCAAATGTACACGATTACCGCGATCCTACTTCAGATCCATCGTTGCCGCAAATAGAAATAACAGGCCGCACCCCAGGTACTACCATATTTATGGGTACCGACCGCGAGGCAGCCATATTTGATATGCACCAAAAAACTGCTGAGTTTACCGATAACTTTACCTTAACCAAAGGCAGGCACACATTTACATTTGGTACACACAACGAGTTTTATAACATCACTTATAACTTTGTTAACTCATGGAACGGCCGCGTTGCTTACAGCAGCATCGAGAACTTTATTAACAACGTTCCGTCACGTGTTCGTGCTAACTTTAACTATACCAACAACAGCCGCGACTATATATTGGCTAATCCATCTGCTAAATTTAATGTTGACCTGTTAAGCTTATATGGGCAGGATGAAATTCAGGTTACAGATAACTTTAAACTGACCGCCGCTTTACGTTTTGATTATGCAGGCATACCTAACAAACAGCCACTAAGCAGCAAAACAACAGGTGCTGCCAGTGACTTGAACTACGGTAATACCTTTACTTATACCAAGCCCCGCGATATCAAACAAAATTATTTGAACAACGTTGAAATAAACCCACGTGTGTCGTTCAACTATGATGTAAATGGCGATCAAAGCCTGATTATACGCGGTGGTAGCGGGTTCTTTACAGGCCGTGTACCGTTTGCATGGTTTGGTTATGCGTTTTATAACAACGGCGCAACATATGGCGCTTATGATAGCAAAGCGGCTCAAAAGGCTGGCACAAACCCGGTTTCTACTTCGCCAAATGGCCGTTTAGATTATGTTAACGCGCAGGGCTTTAATACTGCATCTACCGGTGCAACCCAGGTAGATTTAATTGATAATAAATTTAAAATGCCGCAGGTTTGGAGAAGCAGCTTAGCTTTTGACTATACAACCGACGACCAGTGGAAATTTACTTTGGAAGGTATTTATACCAAAACCATCCATGACCTGAAATTTCAACAGGTAAATACCAAGGATAGCGTAACTTATTATACTTACGATACCCAAAAACAACAACCAATATTTGTTAACCAGAAAGTTAGCTCATCATTCACCAATGCTTATGAGTTATCAAACACAAGCCTTGGCTACCGTTATAGCATCACAGCACAGGTAGGTAAAACCTTTCCGTTTGGCTTAAGCGGTAATGTTGCCTATACTTATGGTCATTCAAAAGATGTTACCAATGGTATCCGTAACTCAATGGAGTCAAACTGGCAGTTAAACCAGGCTTTAAATCCTAACAACCCGGGTTTAGCCAATTCAAACTTTGATATCCGTCACCGTATCGTATCAAACCTTAACTTAAGGCACGATTGGGATGCTGCTAAAAACTATACTGCAAACTTTACCTTCTTCTTTAGCGCACAATCTGGTAACCCTTACACTTACGGTTTTTACCCAAGCGCTATCGACGGAACCGGCCAACAGGTTAGTTTAGCTTATATCCCTAAACAAGGCGAAACTGTTAACTTCTTTACTGATATAGTAGGTGGCAAAACTGCTGCCGAGCAAGCTGCTGCGTTTGATGCCTTCATCGACAAAAACAGCTACCTGTCATCACGTCGTGGTAACTTTACCCAACGTAATGCAGCTTTCACGCCATGGAATAATCAATTAGATTTCCGTTTTTCGCAAGACTTTAAATTTGGTGGCAAACACAAACAGGTTATTACTTTTACCTACGATATTGTTAACCTTACCAACTTGCTTAACAAAAAATGGGGTCAGTATTATTTCTCGGCCAATACCTTCAACTCAACATCAAGCATTGGTTTAACTCCAAAAACTACACCATCGTTTGCTAATGCAGCAACAACCTATCCTAAATATACATTCCAGGATCCTGGATTGCCTTATTCGGTTGATTTGTTTGCTTCACGCTGGCAAATGCAGTTTGGTATCCGTTACGGATTTTAA
- a CDS encoding Mpo1 family 2-hydroxy fatty acid dioxygenase, with protein MASKKTANNKDGAQADAKANESIAQQYINRYALSHQDPANRVIHYICVPLLMFSIFGLLWAIPFPYFKFLGTYNGYFNWASFAIAVAVYYYLRISPLISYTMLFVLLGFSYLIMTLLSWQTTGGPAMWLVCLIIFIPSVSLVLIGNTREKTFSQYGLNIKSLPVAPVVLVYLLLKKLRINS; from the coding sequence GTGGCCAGCAAAAAAACAGCAAACAATAAAGACGGGGCGCAAGCCGATGCCAAAGCTAACGAAAGTATTGCCCAACAATACATTAACAGGTATGCGCTAAGTCATCAGGACCCGGCCAACCGGGTGATACATTATATATGTGTGCCATTGTTAATGTTTAGCATATTTGGCTTGCTATGGGCTATTCCTTTTCCCTACTTTAAATTTTTAGGAACGTATAACGGGTATTTTAACTGGGCGTCATTTGCCATTGCTGTAGCAGTATATTATTACCTGCGGATATCGCCGCTTATTTCGTACACCATGTTGTTTGTATTGTTAGGATTCAGTTATCTTATCATGACGCTGTTAAGCTGGCAAACAACAGGCGGCCCGGCAATGTGGCTGGTGTGCCTTATTATTTTTATTCCTTCGGTAAGCCTGGTATTAATTGGTAACACCCGCGAAAAAACTTTCTCGCAATATGGGCTTAATATAAAGTCGTTGCCCGTAGCCCCGGTGGTATTAGTATATCTTCTTTTAAAGAAGCTTCGTATCAATAGTTAA
- a CDS encoding lysophospholipid acyltransferase family protein, whose protein sequence is MKVITTEEFAKATKLDKLKMPGLAALLMEIMKINQVNELFAQAQPKQGIEFIDAILAGCGIDIDFDERDLRHIPKTGSFIAIANHPYGGIEGLVLLKMLLTVRPDAKLMANFLLKKIPNLSDFFIAVNPFENVEHSSSISGLKNTLELLNNGTPIGIFPAGEVSTFKVEQQQVTDRLWHPVVGKIIAKAKVPVIPIYFHGNNGLLFNLLSMIHPALRTAKLPSELFNKHGHTIKLRIGKPINVLDVPDYNNSAKLLNFLRARTYALGTGLEEEKKIFSPRNLFKIKRQPKDIVPEISVDILEKEVAPLRDNYRIWIEKNYEVFIVPTSVIPNVIREIGRLREITFREIGEGSNKAIDLDEYDIYYNHLFIWDFEAKLIVGAYRIGLGDEIFYSVGKTGFYLNELFKLKAQFTPVLRKSLELGRSWIRKEYQTKPLPLFLLWKGILKFLIDNPRYRYLIGPVSISNSFSKFSKSLIVDYINRNHFDHELAQYVKPRKKFKVDFSSIDTDLLMAGEDSFKGLDNLISEVETRNMKVPVLLRQYIALNAKIISFNIDPKFADCLDGFLVLDLEQVPQDILEKLGKNL, encoded by the coding sequence ATGAAAGTAATAACCACCGAAGAGTTTGCCAAAGCCACTAAACTGGATAAGCTGAAAATGCCTGGCCTGGCCGCTTTATTGATGGAAATAATGAAAATTAACCAGGTTAATGAACTGTTTGCCCAGGCGCAGCCCAAACAAGGCATTGAGTTTATTGATGCTATATTGGCAGGATGCGGCATCGATATAGACTTTGATGAGCGCGACCTGAGGCACATTCCCAAAACAGGCAGCTTTATTGCCATAGCCAATCACCCATACGGTGGTATCGAGGGCCTGGTGTTGTTAAAGATGTTATTAACAGTAAGGCCCGACGCCAAACTAATGGCCAACTTCCTGCTTAAAAAGATCCCAAACCTGAGCGATTTTTTTATCGCCGTAAACCCGTTTGAAAATGTTGAACACTCATCAAGCATCAGCGGCCTAAAAAACACCCTGGAGTTGTTAAACAATGGAACGCCGATAGGCATATTCCCGGCGGGCGAGGTATCTACCTTTAAAGTAGAGCAACAACAGGTAACCGATCGCCTATGGCACCCTGTGGTAGGTAAAATTATCGCGAAGGCAAAAGTGCCTGTTATCCCAATCTACTTCCATGGCAACAACGGCTTATTGTTTAACCTGCTTAGTATGATACACCCGGCCCTGCGCACGGCTAAACTACCCTCGGAGTTATTTAACAAACACGGCCATACCATTAAACTACGCATAGGCAAACCCATTAATGTATTGGATGTGCCCGATTATAACAATAGCGCCAAACTGCTTAATTTTTTACGTGCCCGTACCTACGCTTTAGGCACCGGGCTTGAAGAGGAAAAGAAGATTTTTAGTCCGCGTAACCTTTTCAAAATAAAACGGCAGCCAAAGGATATCGTGCCCGAAATAAGTGTGGATATACTTGAAAAAGAGGTTGCCCCGCTGCGCGATAACTATAGGATATGGATAGAAAAGAACTACGAAGTATTTATAGTACCCACTTCGGTGATTCCGAATGTTATCCGCGAGATTGGCCGCTTGCGTGAAATAACCTTTCGCGAAATTGGCGAAGGCAGTAACAAGGCTATCGACCTTGATGAATACGACATTTATTACAATCACCTGTTTATATGGGATTTTGAGGCCAAGCTTATAGTTGGCGCTTACCGTATTGGTTTGGGCGATGAAATATTTTATAGCGTAGGCAAAACAGGTTTTTACCTTAACGAATTATTTAAGTTAAAAGCCCAGTTTACACCGGTACTGCGTAAAAGTTTAGAGCTTGGCCGTTCGTGGATCCGCAAGGAATATCAAACTAAACCTTTACCGCTGTTTTTACTTTGGAAAGGCATCCTCAAATTCCTGATTGATAACCCAAGATACCGCTATTTAATTGGGCCGGTAAGCATCAGTAATTCATTTTCTAAATTCTCCAAATCGCTCATTGTCGACTATATTAACCGTAACCATTTTGATCATGAGCTTGCGCAATATGTAAAGCCGCGCAAAAAATTTAAGGTTGATTTTTCGAGCATAGACACTGACTTGCTGATGGCAGGCGAAGACAGCTTTAAGGGACTTGATAACCTGATATCGGAAGTGGAAACGCGCAATATGAAAGTGCCGGTATTGCTACGCCAGTACATCGCGCTTAATGCCAAGATCATCAGCTTTAACATCGACCCTAAATTTGCCGATTGCCTTGACGGTTTCCTGGTGTTGGACCTGGAGCAGGTACCACAGGATATATTGGAAAAACTGGGTAAAAATTTATAG